The following are encoded together in the Mesoterricola sediminis genome:
- a CDS encoding peptidase domain-containing ABC transporter: MPILESVEGRDGATAAGILRAAVGYGLEADAYHAEVEELAGLPMPLILHWEFRHFLVLERITGRKVVLMDPAQGRRSLDHGRFRESYTGVAMTFSPGPAFRPRRKRLPSRDRYFAMIREHLPSLGLVLLGSLWLQALGLVLPLGQKVLVDQVLLPRREGWLWGLAAALAGAASAQALLSYSRIRVLQNLQATTNLALARSFMGHLLALPIAFFLQRGNGDLVHRLDSQGEVQNLFTERSVAALLDAFLLAGYATLMVAFHARLGALVILLSLTQVACRWAIRERKARLMAAELAAAGNASSVLVESLSTLETIQVAGAGRVFVQRWADARIPSLNAALERQGLEANLGAVDACLGHLGATLVLLAAGWEVLNHSMTLGTFSAFLTLQTLLLVPLSALLEAWGQLQGLGSHLARLDDVMEARPEPGGDRDPGKLTGAIDLAGVSYHFPGCPEPALAGVDLQVKAGSMVALAGPTGAGKSTLARLLLGMHVPDEGSIRFDGLDLRTLDLPHLRRNLGVVHQDTFLLNDTVWANLALQAPDLPRERLIEAARSARVHEVLSALPQGYDTVIGENGLTLSGGQRQRLALARALAPRPAILLLDEATSALDPETEAAVHRNLAGLGCTRIVIAHRLATLADADLILVLERGRVVQRGRYRELAECPGLFRTMVECERGPNP; this comes from the coding sequence ATGCCGATTCTGGAGAGCGTCGAAGGCCGCGACGGCGCCACCGCCGCGGGCATCCTCCGCGCCGCGGTGGGATACGGCCTGGAGGCCGACGCCTACCACGCGGAGGTGGAGGAACTGGCCGGTCTGCCCATGCCCCTGATCCTTCACTGGGAATTCCGCCACTTCCTGGTCCTGGAGCGGATCACGGGGCGCAAGGTTGTCCTGATGGACCCGGCCCAGGGGCGCCGCAGCCTGGACCATGGGCGGTTCCGCGAAAGCTATACCGGTGTGGCGATGACCTTCAGCCCCGGACCCGCCTTCCGGCCCCGGAGGAAGCGCCTGCCGTCGAGGGATCGCTACTTCGCCATGATCCGCGAGCACCTGCCGTCCCTCGGGCTGGTGCTCCTGGGCAGCCTGTGGCTCCAGGCCCTTGGTCTGGTGCTTCCGCTGGGCCAGAAGGTGCTGGTGGACCAAGTGCTCCTGCCCCGGCGGGAAGGCTGGTTGTGGGGTCTCGCCGCCGCCCTGGCCGGAGCGGCCTCCGCCCAAGCCCTCCTCAGCTACAGCCGCATCCGGGTGCTCCAGAACCTGCAGGCGACCACCAACCTGGCCCTGGCCCGGAGCTTCATGGGACACCTGCTGGCCCTGCCCATCGCGTTCTTCCTGCAGCGCGGAAACGGCGACCTGGTACACCGCCTGGACAGCCAAGGGGAGGTCCAGAACCTCTTCACCGAGCGCAGCGTGGCGGCGCTGCTCGATGCGTTCCTCCTTGCAGGGTATGCCACCCTGATGGTCGCCTTTCACGCAAGGCTGGGCGCCCTGGTTATTCTCTTGAGCCTGACCCAGGTGGCCTGCCGGTGGGCGATCCGGGAACGGAAAGCGCGCCTGATGGCGGCCGAACTTGCCGCCGCCGGCAATGCCAGTTCCGTCCTGGTGGAATCCCTCTCCACCCTGGAAACCATCCAGGTCGCTGGCGCCGGAAGGGTGTTCGTCCAACGCTGGGCCGACGCGCGGATCCCGAGCCTCAACGCCGCGCTGGAGCGCCAGGGCCTGGAAGCGAACCTGGGCGCCGTGGATGCCTGCCTTGGCCACCTCGGCGCCACCCTGGTGCTCCTGGCCGCCGGTTGGGAGGTCCTGAACCATTCCATGACCCTCGGCACTTTTTCCGCCTTCCTGACCCTCCAGACCCTCCTCCTGGTGCCACTGTCAGCCCTGCTGGAGGCCTGGGGCCAACTTCAAGGTCTGGGGAGCCATCTGGCGCGCCTGGACGATGTCATGGAAGCCCGCCCCGAGCCGGGGGGGGACCGGGATCCCGGCAAGCTGACCGGCGCCATCGACCTTGCCGGCGTCAGCTACCACTTCCCGGGGTGCCCAGAGCCCGCGTTGGCTGGAGTAGACCTGCAGGTGAAGGCCGGATCCATGGTCGCCCTGGCCGGACCCACCGGAGCCGGCAAATCCACCCTCGCGCGGCTCTTGCTGGGGATGCACGTTCCCGATGAAGGCAGCATCCGATTCGACGGCCTCGATCTGCGCACCCTGGACCTGCCCCACCTGCGCCGGAATCTGGGCGTGGTCCACCAGGACACCTTCCTGCTCAACGACACCGTATGGGCGAACCTGGCCCTGCAGGCACCGGATCTTCCCCGCGAGCGCCTCATCGAGGCAGCACGGTCAGCCCGCGTCCATGAGGTCCTCTCCGCACTGCCCCAGGGGTACGACACGGTAATCGGCGAGAACGGCCTCACGCTCTCCGGAGGTCAGCGCCAGCGCCTGGCCCTGGCCAGGGCCCTGGCACCACGACCGGCCATCCTCCTCCTCGACGAGGCCACCAGCGCCTTGGACCCAGAAACCGAGGCGGCCGTTCACCGGAATCTCGCCGGACTAGGGTGCACCCGAATCGTCATCGCGCATCGTCTGGCGACCCTGGCGGATGCAGATCTGATCCTGGTCCTGGAACGGGGCCGGGTGGTCCAGCGCGGCCGGTACCGTGAGCTGGCGGAATGTCCCGGGCTTTTCCGGACCATGGTGGAATGCGAACGTGGCCCGAACCCCTGA
- a CDS encoding ATP-binding cassette domain-containing protein, with translation MARTPEPERLEGIRAQEALRRLLAARGLEPGPPAMALDREGLATELERHGLQGRWVDLEPQDVPCLELPTLAALANGTYLLILPTRHGRIHVQGSASEETMEIRALPKAAYLDLAAGLAEGSLVRTLIRTLLAQKRRVLEILAAMVAVQAVALLVPQFTRILVDRVFPSGAKSTFQLVLWASAFTGVYQAWILWLHGRYERFLGARLGLVLEQGLLCRLLRLPCAWIRGRSQGQLLQGIAGLQAAQTLLTGHFLEAVGEGFTTLACLGMMVSILPGATGLFAGLALLCLGLTLLAGFRVVNLEAQVVEAQVRERGFLIEILRGITSLKASGAERHVGENWARMASRRWSLNLGTRRAAASAGASVAFIQILGVQGLTLWGGLQVLQGNLRLGELLAFLMLAASLQQAISGLGDTLLQWCTLKPQLAEVRTILETPAEPVPPVLTASARQPAGIDVQDLAFRYRPERPWVFKGLDLVVPPGEKVLLSGLSGCGKSTLLKILAGLCLPERGLVVLGGLPPRRARGLVAYLPQSVQLFNGSLRENLRLLSGGAGREELEAAALETGLARLVATLPMAWETLVSPGGDNFSGGQRQLIALTAAIATPRPVLLLDEPLANLDPMAKAALLQGALFKAKTVIMASHDLTHRHARKEGNVFRVVDL, from the coding sequence GTGGCCCGAACCCCTGAACCGGAACGGCTGGAGGGAATCCGGGCCCAGGAAGCCCTGCGCCGGCTGCTGGCGGCCCGGGGGCTGGAGCCCGGACCGCCAGCCATGGCCCTGGACCGCGAGGGCCTGGCCACCGAACTGGAGCGCCACGGACTCCAGGGTCGCTGGGTGGATCTGGAGCCCCAGGATGTTCCATGCCTGGAACTGCCCACCTTGGCCGCCCTGGCCAACGGCACCTACCTGCTGATCCTGCCCACGCGACACGGCCGGATCCATGTTCAAGGCTCCGCTTCAGAAGAGACCATGGAAATCCGCGCCCTGCCGAAAGCGGCCTACCTCGATCTGGCGGCGGGTCTGGCGGAGGGAAGTCTGGTCCGGACCCTCATCCGGACCCTCCTGGCCCAGAAACGGAGGGTGCTGGAGATCCTGGCCGCGATGGTGGCGGTCCAGGCCGTCGCACTCCTGGTTCCCCAGTTCACGCGGATCCTGGTGGACCGGGTCTTCCCTTCGGGGGCAAAGTCCACCTTCCAACTGGTCCTCTGGGCCAGTGCCTTCACCGGCGTCTACCAGGCTTGGATCCTTTGGCTTCATGGCCGGTACGAGCGTTTTCTCGGCGCACGCCTCGGCTTGGTCCTGGAGCAGGGGCTGTTGTGCCGGCTCCTGCGCCTTCCCTGCGCCTGGATCCGCGGCCGAAGCCAGGGCCAGCTCCTGCAGGGCATCGCTGGACTTCAGGCCGCGCAGACCCTGCTGACCGGCCACTTCCTGGAGGCGGTTGGCGAAGGATTCACCACCCTGGCCTGCCTGGGGATGATGGTGAGCATCCTGCCAGGCGCCACCGGACTTTTCGCTGGACTGGCCCTGCTCTGCCTGGGCCTCACCCTCCTGGCCGGGTTCCGGGTCGTGAACCTGGAGGCGCAGGTGGTGGAAGCCCAGGTTCGCGAGCGTGGATTCCTGATCGAGATCCTCCGTGGCATCACGTCCCTCAAGGCCTCCGGCGCAGAACGACACGTAGGGGAGAACTGGGCCCGGATGGCCTCCCGGCGCTGGAGCCTTAACCTCGGCACCCGGCGCGCCGCGGCTTCCGCAGGGGCCAGTGTGGCCTTCATCCAGATTCTCGGCGTCCAGGGCTTGACCCTCTGGGGAGGCCTACAGGTTCTGCAGGGAAACCTGCGCCTCGGGGAACTGCTGGCCTTCCTGATGCTGGCGGCCTCCCTCCAGCAGGCGATCTCCGGCCTCGGGGACACCCTGCTCCAATGGTGCACACTCAAACCGCAGCTCGCAGAAGTCCGAACCATCCTGGAGACGCCAGCCGAACCCGTGCCGCCGGTCCTGACCGCAAGCGCCCGCCAACCCGCAGGGATCGACGTCCAGGACCTGGCCTTCCGCTACAGGCCGGAGCGGCCCTGGGTCTTCAAGGGGCTGGATCTGGTGGTGCCCCCCGGGGAGAAGGTGCTCCTGAGCGGCCTGTCCGGATGCGGCAAATCGACCCTCCTCAAGATCCTGGCCGGGCTCTGTCTCCCCGAGCGGGGCCTAGTCGTGCTCGGGGGCCTGCCGCCGAGGCGGGCCCGGGGCCTGGTGGCCTACCTTCCGCAGTCCGTCCAGCTCTTCAATGGCTCCCTGCGGGAAAACCTGAGGCTGCTGTCCGGGGGTGCCGGGCGCGAGGAGCTGGAAGCGGCCGCCCTGGAAACTGGGTTGGCCCGCCTGGTGGCGACCCTGCCCATGGCCTGGGAGACCCTGGTGAGCCCTGGAGGGGACAACTTCTCCGGAGGCCAACGCCAATTGATCGCGCTGACCGCGGCCATCGCAACGCCCAGGCCCGTCCTGCTCCTGGACGAGCCCCTGGCCAACCTCGACCCGATGGCCAAGGCCGCCCTCCTTCAAGGCGCCCTGTTTAAAGCCAAAACCGTGATCATGGCCAGCCATGACCTCACTCACCGCCACGCAAGGAAGGAAGGCAACGTCTTCAGGGTTGTGGACCTGTGA
- a CDS encoding tyrosine-type recombinase/integrase — protein MAVSLSLSRFAGDLQMANRAHKTIQQYVASVRRFEEFLGHDPCDASQESVRRWVDVLRQQAIGASRLALHYSALKFLYARTLGQPEKVAWITVPKAKAHLPSTLSQAEVARLLDGFTTTKYRTFFTLVYATGLRINEACRLETRDIDAMQQVIHVRDGKGGKDRMVPMGAKLYRALRTYYKHMQPPKPWLFASKSGGPLCADTARRALLCAAAVSGIGKFVNPHLLRHAFATHLLESGEDLRKIQVVLGHASITSTQIYTQVAPGQIAAVRSPLEDLPE, from the coding sequence ATGGCGGTCAGTTTATCTCTGTCCCGGTTCGCCGGGGACCTTCAAATGGCGAACCGCGCCCATAAGACGATCCAGCAGTACGTCGCATCGGTGAGGCGTTTCGAGGAATTCCTTGGCCACGACCCATGCGACGCCAGCCAGGAATCGGTGCGGCGGTGGGTGGACGTCCTCCGGCAGCAGGCCATCGGAGCCTCCCGGCTGGCCCTCCACTACTCAGCCTTGAAGTTCCTCTATGCCCGGACCCTGGGCCAGCCCGAGAAGGTGGCCTGGATCACCGTCCCCAAGGCCAAGGCCCACCTGCCTTCCACCTTGAGCCAGGCTGAGGTTGCGCGGCTGCTGGACGGGTTCACCACCACGAAATACCGCACCTTCTTCACTCTGGTCTACGCCACCGGCCTGCGGATCAACGAGGCCTGCCGGCTCGAGACCCGGGACATCGACGCCATGCAGCAGGTGATCCACGTCCGCGATGGAAAGGGCGGCAAGGACCGGATGGTGCCCATGGGGGCCAAGCTCTACCGGGCGCTGCGGACCTACTACAAGCACATGCAGCCCCCGAAGCCTTGGCTGTTCGCCTCCAAGTCGGGAGGGCCCCTCTGCGCGGACACCGCCCGGCGCGCCCTCCTTTGCGCAGCGGCCGTCTCCGGCATCGGCAAGTTCGTGAACCCCCACCTTCTGCGCCACGCGTTCGCGACCCACCTGCTGGAGAGCGGCGAGGACCTGCGCAAGATCCAGGTGGTCCTGGGCCACGCCAGCATCACCTCCACCCAGATCTACACCCAGGTGGCGCCAGGCCAGATCGCCGCCGTGCGAAGCCCTCTGGAGGACCTGCCGGAGTAG
- a CDS encoding IS91 family transposase gives MGFTRPRFDIADIVRLHRDALESRVALNRQQRRVLTAIGQCRTAALGGHKEVCEHGDFERIAYNSCRDRHCPKCQALAQERWLDKETQRLLDVPHFHLVFTLPAELRFLARQYPAKFYGALFRAATKTLLKLFRSRLKAIPGLLLVLHTWTRELTFHPHLHVLVTAGGLALDGGGFIPSGKNYLFPVAMMGEVFRAKMLNALGRLQAKGAFPEVPKELYASRMATVSDLDWGVHAKKPFGHSSHVAGYLARYTHRVGIANSRLLDVTEDRVTFATKNGNTATVHPVEFLERLVQHVLPPGFHKIRHAGLYGSLQAGGLLEKARAIVGTCKKPRKDPSDLERVERESQTCPVCGGALRRTPLPATIRAPPEDDPC, from the coding sequence GTGGGGTTCACCCGACCCCGTTTCGACATCGCCGACATCGTCCGCCTCCACCGCGACGCCCTGGAAAGCCGGGTTGCCTTGAACCGGCAGCAGCGCCGCGTCCTCACGGCCATCGGCCAATGCCGCACCGCGGCCCTGGGCGGGCACAAGGAGGTCTGCGAGCACGGTGACTTCGAGCGGATCGCCTACAACTCCTGCCGGGACCGGCACTGCCCCAAGTGCCAGGCCCTGGCCCAGGAACGCTGGCTCGACAAGGAGACCCAGCGCCTCCTGGACGTGCCCCACTTCCACCTGGTGTTCACCCTCCCGGCGGAACTGCGGTTCCTGGCCCGGCAGTATCCGGCCAAGTTCTACGGCGCCCTGTTCCGGGCAGCGACGAAGACCCTCCTGAAGCTGTTCCGGAGCCGACTGAAGGCCATTCCCGGCCTGCTGCTGGTGCTGCACACCTGGACCCGGGAGTTGACCTTCCACCCCCACCTCCATGTGCTGGTCACCGCCGGGGGCCTCGCCCTCGACGGCGGAGGCTTCATCCCCAGCGGGAAGAATTACCTGTTCCCGGTGGCCATGATGGGTGAGGTGTTCCGGGCCAAGATGCTCAACGCCCTGGGCCGGCTCCAGGCGAAGGGCGCCTTCCCTGAGGTCCCGAAGGAACTCTACGCCAGTCGGATGGCCACGGTCAGCGATCTGGACTGGGGCGTCCACGCCAAGAAGCCGTTCGGGCACTCCAGCCATGTGGCCGGCTACCTGGCCCGGTACACCCACCGGGTCGGCATCGCCAACTCCCGGCTCCTGGACGTCACCGAGGACCGGGTGACGTTCGCCACCAAGAACGGCAACACTGCAACGGTCCACCCCGTGGAGTTCCTCGAGCGCCTGGTCCAGCACGTCCTCCCCCCGGGCTTCCACAAGATCCGTCATGCCGGCCTCTACGGCTCCCTCCAGGCTGGCGGCCTTCTGGAGAAGGCCAGGGCCATCGTCGGGACCTGCAAGAAGCCCCGGAAGGATCCATCCGACCTGGAACGGGTGGAACGCGAATCCCAGACCTGCCCGGTCTGCGGCGGGGCCCTCCGTCGGACACCCCTGCCCGCCACCATCCGCGCACCGCCCGAGGACGATCCATGCTGA